A region of the bacterium genome:
CACGTAGAGGATGAACAAGAGGACCGCTGCGAACGCAATGATGAAACCACCCGGAGATGCGGCGAAGGTGTTGTACAAGCCGTGAAGGACCGCGCCAATTGCGAATCCCAGAAGCATCAAGCCGCGCCGCGATCCGGGATTCGCCACGCCTAGCGCGATGAAGCTGGCGACGATGCCCGAGAACATCGCATGCAGGAGCGGAAGGGTGATCAAACGGGTGAACTGGACGACGATGTAGTCCTCAAACCCGAAGCTGCCGCGACCGACGTTCTCGGCGTAGCCCACCGAATAGGCCATGGCTTCCGAAACGCCAAAGGCAAATCCCGAAACGCAACCGAGAAAGGTGATCTCCTGCGCACTTCCGGGTTCGCGATTCCGAACGAAGATCCACAGGATCGGCAAGGCCTTTGCCAATTCCTCGACCAATCCGACACCGAACACATAGCCGACGACCCGACCGGCCAGCGTCGCAGACTGGGTGGTCGCGTAGATCGAACTCACCCCAGGCAAGCGTGAGACGAGCGTGACGAAAAACAGACCTGCGAACGCGGTAAAGAACGAAACACGCACCAGATCGACCACGCTGATACGTTCTGGCCGGATGAAGAAGTAGATGACGACTCCCCAGATCGTCGCGAAATAGATCCCGAAGATGAACGCGACATCGCGCAATTCGGGATCGGCCAGTGATGCCCAGCTGATCATGAACAAGGGGAAAAGCGTGAAGAACATGAACCAGCGCACCAGGTCCAGGTTCCACGGCCGATCTCGTTTCCAGACCTCGACCGGAACCAGAGTTGAAATTCCGATTCGCCGCAATTGGCGGAACGCACCTTGCCGTCGGCCCTTCTCCTGGTTGCGCTCGAGCGCTTCTGTCTCGGATTCTTCCGGCACGTCCTCGCCCTCCCCTTGTTGCCTCCTGAATCTGCCACAATCCTGCGATGAGTGACGCCGATCTGAAACGATTGTTCTCCCTGGAAGGGAAAGTCGCCGCCGTAACGGGCGCTTCGAGTGGTCTTGGGCAGCAAGCCGCGCGCGCCATGGCAAGCGGAGGGGCCGCAGTAGGATTGATCGCTCGACGCGTGGAGCGATTGGAAGAGCTTGCAGGTCAGCTAGAGACGACAGGCATACGCGCGTGCGCAGCGGCGGCTGATATTACGGATGCGGAGCAGGCCGCAGTGGCGTTTGATCGGATCGAAGCCGAACTCGGCCCCATCGACATCCTGGTCAACGGGGCGGGCGTGGCACCGGTGGGTCGCGCCGAGAAGCACACCAGGCAGAAGTGGGATGCGGCGATCGGCCTCAACCTGACTGCCGCCTTCGAACTCTCCCAGCTGATCGCAAACCGCTTGATCGAACGAGGCAGCGGCGGGCGCATCATTCACATCTCGTCGGCCATCGGCTCGGGCGGAAACCCAGTGCACAGGACCGTGGGTTATGCGGCAAGCAAAGGCGGTCTCGACAATCTGGTTCGCCATCTCGCGATCGAGTGGGCGCGCCACGACATCGCTGTGAACGCTGTGGCTCCGTCCTATTTCCCGACCGAGATGACCGTCGATCCGAAAGTCGGCGACGTGGCGCAGGACCAGAAGGACCGCATGCACGTATTCACTCCGATGGGGCGCCTGGGGCGAGAGGGCGAGTTGGACACTGCCCTGATCTTCCTTGCGGCCCCGGCATCGAGCTTCGTGACCGGCGCGATCGTTCCGGTCGACGGCGGCTGGACCGCCTGGTAGTACATCCGCGTCAGTAGGTTCCGCCCAGTTTCGAGTGATCCCAGGAGACGATGCGCTCGGGTTTGACGCGAATCACGACACGCTTTTCGGCGCGACCGATCATCGCCTTGCGCACGTCCGGGTTCGTCTTCGCATCATCTGGCATTCCAAGGCCGCCGGAGGCGTCGATCAAGGTGTCGATAGCCAGTTCGATATCGTGGATCAGCTCGGCATGCCCGTAGAGCACGACACCACTGAGCTCCTCGTACTGGTTACCCGACTCCGACAGGAGACTCACGCGTGGGTCGCGCTCGATATTCAGGATCTTCTGACTGGTGCGGTAGGTCGCCATGCGAATCGAAAGATCATCGTCGAGCCCGAACCACATGGGCACCGGATGAGGAAATCCACCCACTCCGTTCGACACGACGGTGATCGTGTGTTGGTTCTCGAGATATTTGCGGATCTCGTCGTCGGTCATGCGGATCTGATCGCGGCGCGACATGGCATTCCTCCGTTTGCTGGAGAGCCATCTTACCCGCTCCGCCCCCTGGCCGCAGAAGCAGCTTGCGAGGCGGGCGTCGAAGTGGTTCCCTGGGTGACATGCTGAGCATAGATCTAACCGGGAAGCGGGCCTTCGTGGCCGGGGTCGCAGATGACGGCGGATTCGGATTCGCCATCGCAAAGAGGCTGGCCGAAGCGGGCGCCTCGGTGTGCGTCGGAACCTGGCCCCCGGCGTATGGGATCTTCACAAAGCTCCTGGAACGCCAGAAGATGGCAGAGTCGATGAAGCTCCCAAACGGCGAGACGCTGGTCTTTGAACGCATCTATGCGCTGGATGCCGAATACGACACGCTGGAGCAGGCACCGATCGAGGTACGTGAGAATCGTCGCTACAAATCGCACGCGGACTTCTCGATCCAGGGTGTAGCCGATCGCTTCGTCGCCGACTTCGGGAATGAGCCGCTCGATATCGTGGTGCACAGTCTGGCGAACGGTCCGGAAGTCAAGAACCCGCTGCTGGAAACCTCACGCGAGGGTTACCTGTCCGCGATCAGTCAAAGCAGCTTTTCATTCGTCTCGCTGGTGCAGCGTTTCCTGCCCCTCATGCGATCCGATGGGTCATTCCTCTGCCTGAGCTTCATGGCTTCTGAACGCGTCGTACCGGGCTACGGCGGCGGCATGTCTTCGGCCAAGGCCTCGCTCGAATCCGACACACGCGTACTCGCCTACGAAGCGGGACGGCGACAAGGTGCGCGGGTGAACTGCATCTCCGCGGGTCCCTGGGCTTCGCGTGCAGCCTCCGCGATCGGCTTCATCGCAACCATGGTCGATTACGTGCGCAAGGCTGCGCCAATTCAGGACCCGCTGCAGGCGGACGAGGTGGGAACGACCGCGGCCTTCCTTTCGAGTCCGCTGGCGAGTGGCATCACGGGAACCACGGTCTACGTCGACAAGGGCTTCCACACGATTGGCGTGAGTCCCGACGTG
Encoded here:
- a CDS encoding pyridoxamine 5'-phosphate oxidase; amino-acid sequence: MSRRDQIRMTDDEIRKYLENQHTITVVSNGVGGFPHPVPMWFGLDDDLSIRMATYRTSQKILNIERDPRVSLLSESGNQYEELSGVVLYGHAELIHDIELAIDTLIDASGGLGMPDDAKTNPDVRKAMIGRAEKRVVIRVKPERIVSWDHSKLGGTY
- a CDS encoding PrsW family intramembrane metalloprotease codes for the protein MPEESETEALERNQEKGRRQGAFRQLRRIGISTLVPVEVWKRDRPWNLDLVRWFMFFTLFPLFMISWASLADPELRDVAFIFGIYFATIWGVVIYFFIRPERISVVDLVRVSFFTAFAGLFFVTLVSRLPGVSSIYATTQSATLAGRVVGYVFGVGLVEELAKALPILWIFVRNREPGSAQEITFLGCVSGFAFGVSEAMAYSVGYAENVGRGSFGFEDYIVVQFTRLITLPLLHAMFSGIVASFIALGVANPGSRRGLMLLGFAIGAVLHGLYNTFAASPGGFIIAFAAVLLFILYVRSAQAMQEAIRGVHEPDFPDES
- a CDS encoding enoyl-[acyl-carrier-protein] reductase, producing MLSIDLTGKRAFVAGVADDGGFGFAIAKRLAEAGASVCVGTWPPAYGIFTKLLERQKMAESMKLPNGETLVFERIYALDAEYDTLEQAPIEVRENRRYKSHADFSIQGVADRFVADFGNEPLDIVVHSLANGPEVKNPLLETSREGYLSAISQSSFSFVSLVQRFLPLMRSDGSFLCLSFMASERVVPGYGGGMSSAKASLESDTRVLAYEAGRRQGARVNCISAGPWASRAASAIGFIATMVDYVRKAAPIQDPLQADEVGTTAAFLSSPLASGITGTTVYVDKGFHTIGVSPDV
- a CDS encoding SDR family NAD(P)-dependent oxidoreductase; this translates as MSDADLKRLFSLEGKVAAVTGASSGLGQQAARAMASGGAAVGLIARRVERLEELAGQLETTGIRACAAAADITDAEQAAVAFDRIEAELGPIDILVNGAGVAPVGRAEKHTRQKWDAAIGLNLTAAFELSQLIANRLIERGSGGRIIHISSAIGSGGNPVHRTVGYAASKGGLDNLVRHLAIEWARHDIAVNAVAPSYFPTEMTVDPKVGDVAQDQKDRMHVFTPMGRLGREGELDTALIFLAAPASSFVTGAIVPVDGGWTAW